From the genome of Pukyongia salina, one region includes:
- the proS gene encoding proline--tRNA ligase — protein MAKNLTTREEDYSKWYNELVVKADLAENSGVRGCMVIKPYGYAIWEKMQAELDRMFKETGHQNAYFPLFIPKSYFSKEASHVDGFAKECAVVTHYRLKTDESGKGIIVDPDAKLEEELIVRPTSETIIWDTYRKWVQSYRDLPILVNQWANVVRWEMRTRLFLRTAEFLWQEGHTAHATEAEAIAEAEQMLRVYAEFVENYMAIPVIKGLKTESERFAGALETYCIEALMQDGKALQAGTSHFLGQNFAKAFDVKFTDKEGKMDYVWATSWGVSTRLMGALVMTHSDDNGLVLPPNLAPDQVVIVPIYRNDEQFDAVSEVAKMIMNDLRASGLRVKFDDRDTHKPGWKFNEYELKGVPVRIAIGPKDVEKGTVEIARRDTLEKEFVKTEDVVDTIGALMDEIQKNLYKKASDFRSNNTTTVDSYDEFKEVLNTSGGFILAHWDGSAETEERIKNETKATIRCIPLDDNTQPGSCMVTGKPSSRRVLFARAY, from the coding sequence ATGGCTAAGAATTTGACTACTCGAGAAGAGGACTACTCTAAATGGTATAATGAGCTTGTTGTAAAAGCCGATCTGGCCGAAAATTCGGGGGTTCGAGGGTGTATGGTCATAAAACCATACGGATATGCTATTTGGGAAAAAATGCAGGCCGAGCTCGACCGGATGTTTAAGGAAACAGGACACCAGAACGCTTATTTTCCACTTTTTATTCCGAAGTCATATTTCAGCAAGGAGGCGAGCCACGTGGATGGATTTGCCAAAGAGTGTGCTGTGGTAACTCACTATCGTTTAAAGACAGACGAGAGTGGGAAGGGGATCATTGTCGATCCAGACGCTAAACTGGAGGAAGAATTGATCGTGAGACCAACTTCAGAGACAATTATTTGGGACACCTATAGAAAATGGGTGCAGTCTTATCGTGATTTACCAATTCTCGTTAATCAATGGGCGAATGTGGTTCGATGGGAAATGCGCACACGTTTATTTTTACGAACCGCCGAATTTCTTTGGCAAGAAGGGCATACAGCCCATGCCACCGAAGCGGAAGCTATCGCTGAAGCCGAACAAATGCTTAGGGTGTATGCCGAGTTTGTTGAGAATTATATGGCAATTCCGGTAATAAAAGGATTAAAGACGGAAAGTGAACGATTTGCCGGGGCGCTGGAAACTTATTGTATTGAAGCTTTAATGCAGGATGGGAAGGCTTTACAAGCCGGTACATCTCATTTTTTAGGTCAGAATTTCGCAAAGGCTTTCGACGTGAAATTCACCGATAAGGAAGGTAAAATGGATTATGTATGGGCCACCTCATGGGGTGTTTCTACTCGTCTTATGGGAGCCCTGGTGATGACCCATAGTGATGATAACGGCCTGGTATTGCCTCCAAATTTGGCGCCAGATCAGGTGGTGATCGTACCTATATATCGCAACGACGAACAATTTGACGCCGTGAGCGAGGTTGCTAAAATGATCATGAACGACTTGCGCGCATCTGGTTTGAGGGTAAAGTTCGACGACCGGGACACGCATAAGCCAGGATGGAAATTCAATGAATACGAATTGAAAGGAGTTCCTGTGCGTATCGCTATCGGTCCGAAGGATGTGGAGAAAGGTACTGTGGAAATCGCCCGAAGAGATACTTTGGAGAAGGAATTTGTAAAGACTGAAGATGTGGTCGATACTATTGGGGCGCTTATGGATGAAATTCAGAAGAATTTATATAAAAAAGCATCCGATTTCAGAAGCAATAATACTACCACAGTGGATAGTTATGATGAGTTCAAGGAGGTATTAAATACGAGTGGCGGGTTTATTCTAGCGCATTGGGATGGTTCTGCGGAAACCGAAGAACGCATAAAGAATGAGACCAAGGCCACCATCAGGTGT